One segment of Primulina tabacum isolate GXHZ01 chromosome 14, ASM2559414v2, whole genome shotgun sequence DNA contains the following:
- the LOC142525153 gene encoding GCN5-related N-acetyltransferase 5, chloroplastic isoform X1 — protein MVTTVSVSIPLNYHPRRHLRRYLHNPSAENHNYPIQPFLSFSNYSRCNVSLSLSASHSSSSSPSPAASVQNPLQTGRFLTNKELESLEFLGNYSYHQQLESGFLWVRVMREEEMDITATLLSESFAESILIPNGYAKLLGFLVKNYLIERRETMPHCATLLGVYRENGEDDFELAGTVELTFDEKGYNASPPSPTPPKNSPYICNMAVRNPLRRRGIGWHLLNAGEELISRMSSSREVYLHCRIIDEAPFNMYTKAGYGVVKTDSILTLLTLQRRKHLMRKDLPVLEDASSVDIPKEELS, from the exons ATGGTAACTACAGTATCTGTATCGATTCCTCTAAACTACCACCCCCGGCGCCATCTCCGCCGCTACCTCCACAACCCCTCCGCGGAAAACCACAATTATCCAATACAACCTTTTCTAAGCTTCTCCAATTACAGCCGCTGCAATGTTTCGCTATCCCTATCAGCATCCCActcatcttcttcttctccaTCTCCTGCAGCATCGGTACAGAACCCACTTCAAACAGGTCGTTTCCTGACAAATAAAGAGCTCGAAAGTCTTGAATTTCTCGGAAATTACAGCTACCACCAGCAATTGGAATCTGGGTTTCTTTGGGTTCGTGTAATGAGGGAAGAAGAAATGGACATCACCGCGACTTTGTTGTCCGAGTCTTTTGCAGAGTCGATACTGATTCCTAACGGGTATGCGAAATTACTTGGGTTTTTGGTGAAGAATTACTTGATTGAGAGGAGGGAAACGATGCCTCACTGCGCAACGCTTCTCGGAGTTTATAGGGAAAATGGGGAAGATGATTTTGAACTGGCTGGGACTGTGGAATTGACTTTTGATGAAAAGGGCTACAATGCTAGTCCTCCTTCGCCTACTCCTCCCAAGAACTCGCCATATATTTGTAATATGGCAGTGAGGAATCCGCTTCGAAG GAGGGGCATTGGCTGGCATCTATTGAACGCGGGGGAGGAACTTATTTCGAGAATGAGTTCCTCAAGGGAGGTCTATCTACATTGCAGGATTATTGATGAAGCTCCATTCAACATGTATACTAAAGCAGGTTACGGTGTTGTTAAGACAGATAGCATACTTACCTTGTTGACATTGCAAAGGCGTAAGCATTTAATGCGCAAAGACCTTCCTGTCCTCGAGGACGCTTCTTCAGTGGATATTCCTAAAGAGGAGCTTAGTTGA
- the LOC142525153 gene encoding GCN5-related N-acetyltransferase 5, chloroplastic isoform X2, whose amino-acid sequence MVTTVSVSIPLNYHPRRHLRRYLHNPSAENHNYPIQPFLSFSNYSRCNVSLSLSASHSSSSSPSPAASVQNPLQTGRFLTNKELESLEFLGNYSYHQQLESGFLWVRVMREEEMDITATLLSESFAESILIPNGENGEDDFELAGTVELTFDEKGYNASPPSPTPPKNSPYICNMAVRNPLRRRGIGWHLLNAGEELISRMSSSREVYLHCRIIDEAPFNMYTKAGYGVVKTDSILTLLTLQRRKHLMRKDLPVLEDASSVDIPKEELS is encoded by the exons ATGGTAACTACAGTATCTGTATCGATTCCTCTAAACTACCACCCCCGGCGCCATCTCCGCCGCTACCTCCACAACCCCTCCGCGGAAAACCACAATTATCCAATACAACCTTTTCTAAGCTTCTCCAATTACAGCCGCTGCAATGTTTCGCTATCCCTATCAGCATCCCActcatcttcttcttctccaTCTCCTGCAGCATCGGTACAGAACCCACTTCAAACAGGTCGTTTCCTGACAAATAAAGAGCTCGAAAGTCTTGAATTTCTCGGAAATTACAGCTACCACCAGCAATTGGAATCTGGGTTTCTTTGGGTTCGTGTAATGAGGGAAGAAGAAATGGACATCACCGCGACTTTGTTGTCCGAGTCTTTTGCAGAGTCGATACTGATTCCTAACGG GGAAAATGGGGAAGATGATTTTGAACTGGCTGGGACTGTGGAATTGACTTTTGATGAAAAGGGCTACAATGCTAGTCCTCCTTCGCCTACTCCTCCCAAGAACTCGCCATATATTTGTAATATGGCAGTGAGGAATCCGCTTCGAAG GAGGGGCATTGGCTGGCATCTATTGAACGCGGGGGAGGAACTTATTTCGAGAATGAGTTCCTCAAGGGAGGTCTATCTACATTGCAGGATTATTGATGAAGCTCCATTCAACATGTATACTAAAGCAGGTTACGGTGTTGTTAAGACAGATAGCATACTTACCTTGTTGACATTGCAAAGGCGTAAGCATTTAATGCGCAAAGACCTTCCTGTCCTCGAGGACGCTTCTTCAGTGGATATTCCTAAAGAGGAGCTTAGTTGA